GATCCGACGTCCTCGGTCGGGAGCGTTCCAGCTGTTTGCAACGGCTGGGGGCTGAGGAGTGACGGTGCTGGactctctgcaggtgctgctggacgaggagcaggaggggatgGAGTCGGCTGCTCGTTTCGCTGAGCCGAGGAACACCGACAGCTTCAACTACTCCAACTATCACACCCTGAGCGAGGTGAGCTCACTCAGTGATCTAGAGGGTCTGGCAGGTGTTTTCATGGGATGTTGGGCTTCACTGGGCGATGCACCAAACGGGCTCCTGGTCTAGAGTGAAAGGCTGTGCAGCCATAGGAAGCAAAAGCCCAGGGCCGTTATGGGGTCTCCACCGCCCACCTGAGCCATCCTCTCCAGGGTTTGCCCTCTCAGCTCCATCAGAACTGCGTTGGGGCTGAACCAGATTCACAAACTGTGGCTTCGTTTCAGATCTACAGTTTCCAGGACATGCTGGTGGCTGAGAATCCCAGACTGGTCAGCAAGATTGTGATCGGTCAGAGCTACCAGGGCCGCGCCCTGAATGTGCTGAAGGTGAGCGAAGCAGGATTCTTGATATCGAGTGTTTGCTCGGAGGTTTGTTTCATCACCCCGTTTGCTCCCTCGTCTTAGTTCAGCACCGGTGGAAGCAAACGTCCCGCTATCTGGATCGACACTGGAATCCACTCCAGGGAGTGGGTGACTCAGGCTAGCGGCACCTGGTTCGCTAAAAAGGTGATTTGATAATTGTGACGCTGCTACTCGGTTATTTTTGCGCTCTTGAGCGGCCCCTGGATATAAATTTGCTCCCTTGACTGTTACATCTTCCTAGATTCCGGCTCTCACTGCCATCCTGAACGAGATGGACATCTTCCTGGAGATTGTAACCAACCCCGATGGCTTCTACTACACCCACAGCAACGTGAGGCCACCGCTGTAGCTTTATTATCATGCCAACGATGAACCTTTAGGATATTTTAAATTCTCCAGGACCGTATGTGGCGTAAGACCAGGAAGCCCAACCCTGGATCCAGCTGTGTGGGAGTCGACCCCAACAGAAACTGGGATGCTGATTTTGGAGGTAATGTCTGCTTCAGCTCGTCCTCCTCCAGAAACGTTCTAAACATTATATACATGATATTGAGTTTTATTTGAATGTGTGTAGGACCCGGTGCAAGTAGCGACCCCTGCTCACAGCGCTACCATGGACCCAGAGCTCACTCAGAGAGTGAAGTCAAATCCATCGTGGATTTTGTGAAGGCTCATGGTAACATCAAGGCATTCATCTCCATCCATTCCTTCTCCCAGTTGCTGCTGTACCCTTACGGCTACACCAGAACTCCAGTGAAGGACCAGGCTGAGCTGGTAatattcactttttaaaaaagcctttGGTCTCATATTTGACTGCTATCTGTGGATTTAAACATGTGCAGGAATCATACTGGAAACCATTTTGTGTTCACTCTCTTCACAGCATAGCCTGGCTAAGAAAGCTATTACTGACCTGGCCTCCATGTACGGTACTTCCTACAGATACGGCAGCATCATCAATATCATCTGTAAGTTTGAGCGCTTAAATCTAAACGGATTCACtaaatgtaaaatacaaagTGTCATGAATAACTTCAAATGTGCGACTTTCAGACCAAGCTAGCGGGGGAAGCATTGACTGGACTTACAACCAAGGAATCAAGTACTCCTACGCCTTTGAGCTGAGGGACACTGGTGTATATGGCTTCCTCCTGCCGGCCAATCAGATCCTCCCCACAGCCATGGAGACTTGGCTGGCTCTCATGACCATCATGAATCACACCTTCAAGAACCCCTATTAAGTCAGTGGGTCAGTTCTACTAGAGTctagttaaataaaaaaatattatgAAGGCtgccatttttatgttttatttcaaattttgTAGCATTGGAGCCACTTAAATCTGTCTCCTAAAGAGGAAGTTTACATGAAATACAGTATAATCAGTAGAGCGCACACGCCGTCACCCGCTATTACACGCAtcggccaccagagggcactATAACCATCTCAACCTTTAACATTAAAATAGCCATTTCCAATTATTTCCAAGAATTTTCTTCCTCAAAATGAACTCGAATTTTCCCTCTTATTTAATAAGTATTAACCTTAATATGAGGGAAAAGTAGGATGCTTTCTGCCATAAATTGATTAAGTCTGTAGAGGGGgaatgttagatccattatattaaagttatctcttatttgctttcaccttgttatattccttattcttgttatattgtctctcattacttaatgtttcttattatttgctaatgcttaatgttcatgatgcttggtatgtcacctcgaacttctctggtcgagggcgacagaaatgcggcggctgttggagaagtggcattgactggagacagagctgcagagcaaacccaggagatgttctcttaatctgtctgatatagaagaatgtgctgtttgtgagctaagctaatcaaatcagtgaaggtctacgtataatctcaccattatgatttacagtctcttgctctgtttgagacctgctatcttgtgttttccccctcccttagacacatttgacttctgtaactaggaaCCTCctaataaaagaaggatggcgggaggtgtgcgtcagaacgtgttggagatctgtaactgagcacatctccccgttctccttgcaagtaaaattcaaaactgttgtctttgcctcatttgtttttctcgtgtttcaggttgtttgaacctaacagggaaataaaacatcaaatttaATATCTAGTCGACACCACATTAGCATTCCAACAttcaaaaaaattaaataaaacacagcagtCTGTTAAAAATGTGCAACACGACCATCATCATTAAAACAAGCACTTCAAAGATCAAAAATGGGTTAGATTTGAGTGGAAAAACGCAGAAGTGCAATAAATTCACATTTTACAAAGAAGCTAATGTGCTTCACATCTGAGAATGACCCTTACGCATATACATTAAACCATTTTCAGTTGaaattacgtgtgtgtgtgtgtgtggggggggatttgCAGATAGTACACTCTAAATATGAAGTCATTCTCATCAAGCCTTGAGTTCATTAAAGCAGACCTGAAAATTAGCTGAAAATGTCCTCCGTGAAGCAAACAGCATTGTTTCCATGTTGCCAGACATTCAAAACTAGAACTCAAAGTGGTTATTCAGCTCTCCAAAATGTGCATATAAAATGTGCAGTGGGCCCGATCTATTCTGTAGGAGAGAGGAAAACCGCACATCTGACAACATCTCCCTTACCGCTGAGTTTAGGACAAGAGGAAAATGTCAATTATAGTCCAGGGCCTAGTCCTTTGACTCCACCTAGTTAACCCACATGTACGGTGAGGCATCAAAATTCCCCACAGCGTCACAACTGCACCCTCTCACAGACAGTTGCAGTTTTCACAATAAAGCATCTTCATGTTCTTCATGATTTCCTCACGCTTGAGGGGAATGCGCCCTCACAATGTTACCAGCCGGTGGCGCTATATCCACGACTACGAGTTGCAATATAGATTTATTTAGGCTGCAACCAGGAAAAAGATGTCCAGTTGTACAGTTCAAACATGAACACGATCCAATCTACTCCTTAGGAGGAGTTTGTTGGAATACACTTTTTCATTTGGGCCCTCAAAAAGGCAACTGATTTAGgggaataataacaataaaaataaaaataatgaaaaacaaaataggGTCTCGTGCCAGTCGGGGTTCCATCCTGCCAGTCGGGGTTCCATCCTACTACTGAAGCAGACGGCGCTTCCATCCAGGTCTGCTTTGACGTTCTATCTCCAGGGTATCCTCTGGACTCTGGTGCAGGGCCTCGCTGATGTCCGAGAGCTGGACGTCAAGTTGGTGGCTGAAGTGTCGCCATAAAACACGAGAACACACACGAGAACATCCTGCGGTAGACACACATGTGGACAAATCTGGCTTTTTCCTGACAGAAATGGtcttactgctgctgttgctgtagggGAGGAGCTTGTCCAGTCGCTCCTGGATCTTGACCAGCTCGTCTTCTGTGAACCAACATCTGGTctcggctgctgctggctgacgctgcggcggcggcgcggcgcTTTTCTTCCTCCGAGATGTCGGGGGAGAGGCCCAGCATGAGGCTGGGAAGGTTCCTGTGGTCATACCTTCTGGGAAAGTCTGAGCGACTACCTTCAGGCCTGGGAACAATCAGCAGAGTCTTTGAAACATGCCCGAAGGGTTCAGTCGTGATGCCAGTAGAGATGAACGTCCTAGCTAGAGTGACTCTCACCTCCTGATAGCATGAAGAGATTATCGATTCCGCGCTGACACATGGAGGTGGCTGCCTGCACGGCGATCCTTTTGTCCTCATCATAAATAATGATGATTTTCCCTGGTCTGTTTTTCTAACAAGGTTGTGGGTTAAGTTTGGCCAACTCATTTCAGGATATCCTTAAAAAGGTTTCACGGCAGTAGTTTGCATAAGGATACATATTCCAGTATTTCCTTTGTGAAGGGGTTCATAGTTCGGAGTAACATGACCGAGGGGAAACTGTGAGCTGCCAGAGATAAAAACATTTATCACAAAGGATCATTTTAGAAAATCAGAACCTGTTTAAATGACCCGACACCGAGGCTGTGTCTCATACCGCTGATGATGTGGCAGGAGTCGAACTCCTCCCGGTCCCGTAGATCCAGCAGCAGGTAGG
This genomic window from Takifugu rubripes chromosome 3, fTakRub1.2, whole genome shotgun sequence contains:
- the LOC101068207 gene encoding carboxypeptidase A1-like; this translates as MKLRLTRPVRVVCRWLNIFLQRPRSFLPRHQRRCARTLRRVLPVWSPESRSSSELFLHQTCANASDRPLWFFSCRDKVLRIIPKNEAQLSFLKSMEDMPEIDVWRGVTEVGIPVDIRVPVQHLPVVKVHLQSQDIQHSTMIEDLQVLLDEEQEGMESAARFAEPRNTDSFNYSNYHTLSEIYSFQDMLVAENPRLVSKIVIGQSYQGRALNVLKFSTGGSKRPAIWIDTGIHSREWVTQASGTWFAKKIPALTAILNEMDIFLEIVTNPDGFYYTHSNDRMWRKTRKPNPGSSCVGVDPNRNWDADFGGPGASSDPCSQRYHGPRAHSESEVKSIVDFVKAHGNIKAFISIHSFSQLLLYPYGYTRTPVKDQAELHSLAKKAITDLASMYGTSYRYGSIINIIYQASGGSIDWTYNQGIKYSYAFELRDTGVYGFLLPANQILPTAMETWLALMTIMNHTFKNPY
- the LOC115249234 gene encoding centrosomal protein of 41 kDa-like, translated to MDQQTLLHWQRESLSLASESDTQSPSEESSKASSPLCSPAVEDSDVCSTERSLLISVINGVGEMDLKLKDDNLGIKAVYKNMPPEKPCPDCPYLLLDLRDREEFDSCHIISAHSFPSVMLLRTMNPFTKEILEYKNRPGKIIIIYDEDKRIAVQAATSMCQRGIDNLFMLSGGLKVVAQTFPEGMTTGTFPASCWASPPTSRRKKSAAPPPQRQPAAAETRCWFTEDELVKIQERLDKLLPYSNSSRCSRVCSRVLWRHFSHQLDVQLSDISEALHQSPEDTLEIERQSRPGWKRRLLQ